One window of Mangrovibacterium diazotrophicum genomic DNA carries:
- a CDS encoding acetylxylan esterase — MTRLFLFTIVISTMLFSCKTNLVKVDEKVVSQPLPEQWMFNPGEGKDSLWASSEYNDLAWDTVSSFKQLKEQGKTTENSFGWYRQTVVLSDSLKNAFESAGALMLHLGRFGGSDEVYFNGQLIGKTSSFPPDYKGYHDEERNYFVDGRLVKKDGENLVAIKFNDGWGTGGFLGGMSQSLTSATIDEKLILDVEVQDSDWVFLGDEPMSILVNLKNHNQSDVQGMLYVAITTDTYEPVKTDSVAVDLEGQDSFSQEFSYPGAAPGFYRYQVFVKRNGKTGEAKKFNLGVEPEKIQSPIDAKEDLRSFWDDNLQELAKVAPKYKLTLQPEYSKLDYDIYWVEMYSLDNELIRGYYGKPKRDGKFPVIVEYMGYGSGPYPPTQTWDGFAYYVLSIRGQALNLPTNRFGTWVTYGLDSKENYYYRGAYMDVVRALDFVCSRPEIDASRIAVRGGSQGGALSIAAASLDKRVKVATPSIPFLSDFPDYFKIEPWPKSDFDTYMKEHPEASWEQVYDVLSYFDIKNLAQWITCPLYMGMGVQDNVCPPHTNFAAFNQVQSEKKWMACPDYGHAASQAYHEAATEFIKEKLQVK, encoded by the coding sequence ATGACAAGACTGTTTTTGTTCACAATCGTTATCAGCACAATGCTGTTTTCCTGCAAGACGAATCTTGTAAAAGTAGATGAAAAGGTTGTTTCACAACCGCTCCCGGAACAATGGATGTTTAATCCTGGAGAGGGCAAGGATAGCCTGTGGGCCAGTTCTGAATACAATGATTTAGCCTGGGATACGGTATCATCGTTTAAACAATTAAAGGAACAGGGTAAAACAACTGAGAATTCGTTTGGCTGGTACCGTCAAACTGTGGTTTTGTCGGATAGTTTGAAAAACGCTTTTGAGTCGGCCGGTGCATTAATGCTGCACCTGGGACGTTTTGGAGGTTCCGACGAAGTTTATTTTAACGGGCAGCTTATTGGGAAAACAAGCAGTTTTCCGCCCGACTACAAAGGTTACCACGACGAAGAACGAAACTATTTTGTCGACGGACGTTTGGTGAAAAAAGACGGCGAAAACCTGGTTGCCATCAAATTTAATGATGGCTGGGGAACCGGTGGCTTCCTGGGAGGGATGTCGCAAAGCCTGACTTCTGCAACCATTGATGAAAAACTGATTCTTGATGTTGAAGTTCAGGATTCAGATTGGGTTTTCCTGGGCGACGAGCCAATGAGCATCCTGGTCAACCTGAAAAATCACAATCAATCGGATGTACAGGGAATGTTGTATGTCGCGATTACGACCGACACTTACGAACCGGTTAAAACCGATTCTGTTGCTGTCGATTTGGAAGGGCAGGATTCTTTCTCGCAGGAATTTAGCTATCCCGGTGCAGCTCCCGGATTTTATCGCTACCAGGTTTTCGTGAAGCGAAATGGCAAAACAGGAGAGGCAAAGAAATTCAACCTGGGCGTTGAACCGGAGAAAATTCAGTCGCCCATTGATGCGAAAGAGGATTTAAGAAGTTTTTGGGATGACAATCTGCAAGAACTCGCCAAAGTAGCACCCAAATATAAACTGACTTTGCAGCCCGAGTATTCAAAACTCGACTACGATATTTATTGGGTTGAAATGTATTCCCTCGACAATGAACTGATTCGTGGCTACTATGGTAAGCCTAAACGCGATGGTAAGTTCCCGGTTATTGTTGAATACATGGGTTATGGCTCGGGACCTTACCCGCCAACTCAGACTTGGGATGGCTTCGCTTATTATGTGCTGTCCATTCGCGGGCAAGCGCTGAATTTGCCAACCAACCGCTTCGGGACCTGGGTGACTTACGGCTTGGACAGCAAAGAAAATTATTATTATCGCGGTGCTTACATGGACGTTGTTCGCGCACTGGATTTCGTGTGCAGCCGTCCTGAGATTGACGCTTCGCGCATTGCGGTTCGCGGCGGAAGCCAAGGGGGAGCTTTATCAATTGCAGCTGCTTCACTGGATAAGCGCGTCAAGGTTGCTACACCCAGTATCCCTTTCTTGTCTGATTTTCCCGACTATTTCAAAATTGAGCCCTGGCCCAAAAGTGATTTCGATACCTATATGAAAGAGCATCCGGAGGCAAGCTGGGAACAGGTTTACGATGTGCTTTCCTATTTCGATATTAAAAATTTAGCGCAATGGATCACCTGTCCGCTTTATATGGGTATGGGGGTGCAGGATAATGTTTGCCCTCCGCACACCAATTTCGCGGCCTTCAACCAAGTGCAGTCGGAGAAAAAATGGATGGCTTGTCCCGATTACGGACACGCTGCCAGCCAAGCCTATCATGAGGCGGCGACAGAATTTATAAAAGAGAAACTTCAGGTAAAATAG